In one window of Desulfonatronum thioautotrophicum DNA:
- a CDS encoding ABC transporter permease, which yields MLRFKFLWVDSTEGNTPLRTTMGLALREIRNRPKGFGIFLLCLILGVGAVAGIGTLSAALDAGIRDNTRAILGGDLELRQAHAPIPADVLAMLQGFGETSRIATLRAMARGPDGASTLTELKAVDRGYPLFGQVQLRSGTDLQNTLASGGTHPAAVAEAGLLARINAQVGDLITVGDLAFQVVDVLEREPDKAAGFFGLGPRLMISLDELDATGLVQPGSLVRHAVRLALPGAGARTMTEQAVRAEIEAAFPEASWQVREHGSAARGLTRAIENLAKYLNLVGLAALLIGGLGVAGSVQAYFESRRSTLATLRCLGATSRTLFTFCLTQVLAMAFLGGLAGLALGLGLANIGAAALARGLGLQAVLGLYSGVLATALVLGLCTTLAFVLRPVYLALRFRPAELFRGYVQPVPQPLVPRERAVIVLTWLALAGLMALAVGDGQTVAAFFSAALVSVLLFSGAARLVKWAAAATGSFWAGNISRGRRAYATSPLLRQAVANLHRPGAMTSSVIFSLGLGMTMLVTVALVDGSFQDRLARQLPQNAPDFFFVDIPRNQIDALREKSRSWPELQEWRDQPSIRGRIVAIGGLDAEEALRDPAVEWAIRGERGVTFAARPMEDVRIVGGSWWPEDYRGPAQVCMDEQIVRGLSAELGDTLVMNILGREIQAEITCLREVDWESLALNHSIIFSPGILDAAPYTYIATVSLAQATPPDRRAALPASLSEEFNRVVAVDVQDVLEDVARVTDQVGMGVRATAAMTLLAGVVVLAGVIRAGLERRRYEAAIFKVCGATRRDVVTTLGLELLLLGGVAASLAAGLGTGLAWWFVHRILNDPWTFLPGTLLTVLALGLLVVLGCGLIGMRSVLSARPWALLRNE from the coding sequence ATGTTGAGATTCAAGTTTCTCTGGGTGGATTCCACGGAGGGGAATACCCCGTTGCGCACCACGATGGGTCTGGCGCTGCGGGAAATCCGCAACCGGCCCAAGGGGTTCGGTATTTTCCTGCTTTGCCTGATCCTCGGCGTGGGAGCAGTAGCCGGGATCGGCACCTTGTCCGCGGCCCTGGACGCCGGAATCCGGGACAACACCCGGGCCATCCTTGGCGGGGATCTGGAGCTGCGTCAGGCCCATGCGCCCATTCCCGCCGATGTCCTGGCAATGCTGCAAGGCTTTGGGGAAACGTCCCGGATCGCCACCCTGCGGGCCATGGCCCGGGGCCCGGACGGAGCCTCCACCCTGACCGAACTCAAGGCCGTGGATCGCGGATATCCGCTGTTCGGTCAGGTTCAACTCCGCTCCGGGACGGACCTGCAAAATACGCTGGCCTCCGGGGGGACCCATCCGGCAGCCGTGGCCGAAGCCGGTTTGCTGGCGCGGATCAATGCCCAGGTTGGCGATCTGATAACCGTCGGAGATCTGGCCTTCCAGGTGGTGGATGTCCTGGAGCGGGAACCGGACAAGGCCGCTGGTTTTTTCGGGCTGGGTCCGCGCCTGATGATTTCCCTGGACGAATTGGACGCCACCGGCCTGGTCCAGCCGGGCAGCCTGGTTCGCCACGCGGTACGCCTGGCCCTGCCCGGGGCAGGCGCACGGACCATGACCGAACAGGCCGTCCGCGCTGAAATCGAAGCGGCTTTCCCTGAAGCATCCTGGCAGGTGCGGGAGCACGGCTCCGCGGCCAGGGGGCTGACCCGGGCCATTGAGAATCTGGCCAAATACCTGAATCTCGTGGGGCTGGCCGCCCTGCTCATTGGAGGATTGGGCGTAGCCGGCAGCGTTCAGGCCTATTTCGAGAGCCGCCGGTCGACCTTGGCGACCTTGCGCTGCCTGGGGGCCACATCCCGGACCCTTTTCACCTTCTGCCTCACCCAGGTGCTGGCAATGGCCTTCCTTGGCGGGCTTGCCGGACTGGCTCTGGGCCTCGGGCTGGCCAACATTGGTGCCGCGGCCCTGGCCAGAGGGCTTGGCCTGCAAGCCGTTCTGGGGCTCTATTCCGGCGTGTTGGCCACGGCTCTGGTCCTGGGGCTGTGCACAACCCTGGCCTTCGTGCTCCGGCCCGTGTATCTCGCCCTGCGCTTTCGCCCGGCGGAACTGTTCCGCGGATATGTCCAGCCCGTGCCTCAGCCGCTGGTCCCCAGAGAACGGGCCGTGATCGTCCTGACCTGGCTGGCACTCGCCGGACTGATGGCCCTGGCCGTGGGCGACGGGCAGACCGTGGCCGCGTTTTTCAGTGCGGCCCTGGTCAGCGTGCTGCTTTTTTCCGGGGCTGCCCGGCTCGTTAAATGGGCCGCCGCCGCGACCGGCAGCTTCTGGGCCGGAAATATTTCCCGCGGTCGGAGAGCGTATGCGACAAGCCCGCTGCTGCGCCAGGCCGTAGCCAACCTGCACCGCCCCGGGGCCATGACCTCCAGCGTGATCTTTTCCCTGGGTCTGGGAATGACCATGCTGGTGACCGTGGCCCTGGTGGACGGCTCGTTCCAGGACCGGCTCGCCCGCCAACTGCCCCAGAACGCACCGGACTTCTTTTTCGTGGACATTCCCCGCAACCAAATCGACGCCTTGCGCGAGAAGAGCCGCTCCTGGCCGGAGCTGCAAGAGTGGAGGGACCAGCCTTCCATCCGTGGCCGGATCGTGGCCATTGGCGGACTGGACGCGGAAGAAGCCCTGCGGGATCCCGCCGTGGAATGGGCCATTCGCGGCGAACGCGGAGTGACCTTTGCCGCTCGGCCCATGGAAGATGTCCGGATCGTGGGTGGATCCTGGTGGCCGGAGGACTACCGGGGCCCAGCCCAGGTGTGCATGGACGAACAAATCGTCCGTGGCCTGAGCGCCGAGCTGGGCGATACCCTGGTCATGAACATCCTGGGCCGGGAAATCCAGGCCGAGATCACCTGCCTGCGGGAGGTGGACTGGGAATCCCTGGCCCTGAACCACTCGATCATCTTTTCCCCAGGCATCCTGGACGCAGCGCCGTACACCTACATTGCCACGGTCTCCCTGGCCCAGGCGACACCGCCAGACCGGCGAGCGGCCCTGCCGGCCTCATTGTCCGAGGAGTTCAACCGGGTGGTGGCCGTGGATGTCCAGGACGTTCTGGAGGATGTGGCCCGAGTCACGGATCAGGTCGGCATGGGCGTACGGGCCACGGCGGCCATGACCCTGCTGGCCGGAGTCGTGGTTCTGGCCGGAGTGATCCGGGCCGGGCTGGAGCGGCGACGGTACGAAGCCGCGATCTTCAAGGTCTGCGGGGCCACCCGCCGGGATGTGGTCACGACCCTGGGGCTGGAGTTACTGCTCCTGGGCGGCGTGGCCGCCTCCCTGGCCGCCGGGCTGGGCACAGGTTTGGCCTGGTGGTTCGTGCACCGCATTCTGAACGACCCATGGACCTTTCTCCCAGGTACCCTGCTCACGGTGCTGGCCCTGGGGCTCCTTGTGGTCCTGGGCTGCGGCCTGATCGGAATGCGCTCGGTCCTGTCCGCCCGACCCTGGGCCTTGCTGCGCAACGAGTGA